One Takifugu rubripes chromosome 19, fTakRub1.2, whole genome shotgun sequence genomic window carries:
- the LOC101068640 gene encoding rab GDP dissociation inhibitor beta isoform X2: protein MSLNGKKVLHIDRNSYYGGESASISPLEQLYKRFKVPRPAEPLGRGKEWNIDLIPKFFLASGELVKILVHTEVTRYVDFKVIQGSYVYKGGKVHKVPGTEEEAHASDLMGMFDRRRFRKLLLFALNFDVRNPGTYQDMDPNSMSVRDLFSHFDLGLDAMEFTGHAIALHSSDSYLDQPFLETINRIKLYSESLSRHSASPYIYPVYGMGELPQGFARLNAEYGGTFLLNRAVNEVVMDNGRVKAVRSDGKLFLCKQLICDPKYVPNRVRKVGRVIRVICLLNHPVKNTHEAQSCQIIIPHTQANRKSDIYISVVSGAHNVAADGVYIATVSTAAETGNPEREVQPALELLEPIMQKFVSVRHLLVPNDDGKRSQIFVSRSYDATNHFEAECEDIKDMYRRITGAELCFRGAKRHQSHNSDEDSR from the exons ATGTCTCTAAATGGAAAGAAGGTGCTCCACATCGACAGGAACAGCTATTATGGAGGAGAGAGTGCATCCATTTCCCCCCTTGAACAG CTGTACAAGAGGTTTAAGGTTCCACGCCCTGCTGAGCCACTGGGCCGTGGGAAAGAGTGGAACATTGACCTGATTCCCAAATTCTTTCTGGCCAGCG GTGAGCTGGTGAAAATATTGGTGCACACTGAGGTGACTCGATATGTGGATTTTAAAGTCATCCAAGGCAGTTATGTATACAAGGGAGGCAAAGTGCACAAAGTTCCTGGAACAGAAGAGGAAGCGCATGCTTCAG ATCTGATGGGGATGTTCGACAGGAGAAGGTTCAGGAAGCTGCTTCTCTTCGCCCTCAACTTTGATGTGAGAAACCCAGGCACCTACCAGGACATGGATCCCAACAGCATGAGCGTGCGAGACCTCTTCAGCCACTTCGACCTGGGACTAGACGCCATGGAGTTCACGGGTCACGCCATCGCCTTACACAGCAGTGACAG TTACCTGGACCAGCCGTTTTTGGAAACTATTAACCGGATCAAGCTGTACTCCGAGTCCCTGTCTCGCCACAGCGCCAGTCCATACATCTACCCTGTGTATGGGATGGGAGAGCTGCCCCAGGGATTCGCCAG GCTGAACGCGGAGTACGgggggaccttcctgctgaACAGAGCCGTGAATGAGGTCGTGATGGACAACGGCAGAGTGAAGGCTGTGAGGTCTGATGGGAAG ctgttcctctgcaaacaACTCATCTGCGATCCAAAATATGTTCCTAATCGCGTCAGGAAGGTGGGCCGTGTGATCAGAGTCATCTGCTTACTGAATCACCCAGTTAAAAACACCCACGAGGCCCAATCCTGTCAAATCATCATCCCTCATACGCAAGCCAACAGGAAATCAG ACATCTACATATCGGTGGTGTCGGGTGCCCACAACGTGGCGGCAGACGGCGTTTACATCGCCACGGTGAGCACCGCGGCAGAAACCGGCAACCCGGAGAGAGAAGTGCAGCCAGCGCTGGAGCTTCTGGAGCCCATCATGCAAAA ATTCGTGTCAGTCCGGCACCTGCTGGTACCCAACGATGATGGGAAGAGGAGCCAG ATATTTGTGTCCCGCTCGTATGACGCCACGAACCACTTTGAGGCCGAGTGTGAAGACATTAAAGATATGTACCGGCGGATCACAGGAGCCGAGCTCTGCTTCAGGGGGGCGAAAAGACACCAGTCGCACAATTCGGATGAGGACTCCCGATAG
- the LOC101068640 gene encoding rab GDP dissociation inhibitor beta isoform X1: protein MALNSSKQSARMQEYDIIVLGTGIKECILSGLMSLNGKKVLHIDRNSYYGGESASISPLEQLYKRFKVPRPAEPLGRGKEWNIDLIPKFFLASGELVKILVHTEVTRYVDFKVIQGSYVYKGGKVHKVPGTEEEAHASDLMGMFDRRRFRKLLLFALNFDVRNPGTYQDMDPNSMSVRDLFSHFDLGLDAMEFTGHAIALHSSDSYLDQPFLETINRIKLYSESLSRHSASPYIYPVYGMGELPQGFARLNAEYGGTFLLNRAVNEVVMDNGRVKAVRSDGKLFLCKQLICDPKYVPNRVRKVGRVIRVICLLNHPVKNTHEAQSCQIIIPHTQANRKSDIYISVVSGAHNVAADGVYIATVSTAAETGNPEREVQPALELLEPIMQKFVSVRHLLVPNDDGKRSQIFVSRSYDATNHFEAECEDIKDMYRRITGAELCFRGAKRHQSHNSDEDSR from the exons ATATGATATTATTGTGCTTGGAACTGGAATCAAG gAATGTATTTTGTCAGGTCTAATGTCTCTAAATGGAAAGAAGGTGCTCCACATCGACAGGAACAGCTATTATGGAGGAGAGAGTGCATCCATTTCCCCCCTTGAACAG CTGTACAAGAGGTTTAAGGTTCCACGCCCTGCTGAGCCACTGGGCCGTGGGAAAGAGTGGAACATTGACCTGATTCCCAAATTCTTTCTGGCCAGCG GTGAGCTGGTGAAAATATTGGTGCACACTGAGGTGACTCGATATGTGGATTTTAAAGTCATCCAAGGCAGTTATGTATACAAGGGAGGCAAAGTGCACAAAGTTCCTGGAACAGAAGAGGAAGCGCATGCTTCAG ATCTGATGGGGATGTTCGACAGGAGAAGGTTCAGGAAGCTGCTTCTCTTCGCCCTCAACTTTGATGTGAGAAACCCAGGCACCTACCAGGACATGGATCCCAACAGCATGAGCGTGCGAGACCTCTTCAGCCACTTCGACCTGGGACTAGACGCCATGGAGTTCACGGGTCACGCCATCGCCTTACACAGCAGTGACAG TTACCTGGACCAGCCGTTTTTGGAAACTATTAACCGGATCAAGCTGTACTCCGAGTCCCTGTCTCGCCACAGCGCCAGTCCATACATCTACCCTGTGTATGGGATGGGAGAGCTGCCCCAGGGATTCGCCAG GCTGAACGCGGAGTACGgggggaccttcctgctgaACAGAGCCGTGAATGAGGTCGTGATGGACAACGGCAGAGTGAAGGCTGTGAGGTCTGATGGGAAG ctgttcctctgcaaacaACTCATCTGCGATCCAAAATATGTTCCTAATCGCGTCAGGAAGGTGGGCCGTGTGATCAGAGTCATCTGCTTACTGAATCACCCAGTTAAAAACACCCACGAGGCCCAATCCTGTCAAATCATCATCCCTCATACGCAAGCCAACAGGAAATCAG ACATCTACATATCGGTGGTGTCGGGTGCCCACAACGTGGCGGCAGACGGCGTTTACATCGCCACGGTGAGCACCGCGGCAGAAACCGGCAACCCGGAGAGAGAAGTGCAGCCAGCGCTGGAGCTTCTGGAGCCCATCATGCAAAA ATTCGTGTCAGTCCGGCACCTGCTGGTACCCAACGATGATGGGAAGAGGAGCCAG ATATTTGTGTCCCGCTCGTATGACGCCACGAACCACTTTGAGGCCGAGTGTGAAGACATTAAAGATATGTACCGGCGGATCACAGGAGCCGAGCTCTGCTTCAGGGGGGCGAAAAGACACCAGTCGCACAATTCGGATGAGGACTCCCGATAG